AGTCCAATCCAGTCCCAGGCACTACTTGGGAATTCAGGCACTGCAGAATATCTGATGAGAACATCATGCTCTGAGCTCCACTCACCCTCAGGATTCAGTGTGATGAAAGGATCTGACACAAGAGGCTTCAACTAGACAAAGGAACAGAATTTAAAGTCAGTGAGGTCTGTCAGTCTTTCAGTTATTCTTTTCAAGTTACTCTCTGCCACACCTCTTAACCCCAAAGCAGTTTATTGCCTTCACTATTATTGGAACGAAACAGAGATTATGACTTCAAAAGTCTAGAAAACCAGCTTCTGTAAGGCAAGactcagtaaaataaaactttttctgGGACAGCACCTCAAGCCCAAAAGTTCCCGTAACAGGCTTGTGATCGCTGATGCCGTAGTTCATGTGACTCCTGTAGTTATTCAATGTAACAGAAATTGTCTGTTCTTCTTCAGAGAATTCGCCTTCCTTTGATGCATCCTGGCAGAGATTTTTTACTCTCCAAAGAATTCTATCAGTCCATGctggctttcttttcttttcactgaaaaagCGTAAGATGAAGGAAAgtgaagtgaggaaaaaaaacattgccaAAAGCTAAGAATACTGTGCAAAATCTACTCAAAGTTAAAATACTGTCAGATACATATTAATAAAAGAAGAGAATCACATCCAAGCTTCATTTTACTGCTCTATTCAATACACTTTAAAGGTATTCTTTAAAGGTTTCCTAGTGTGAACTCAACTCCATTTACCACAGATATTTCATAAGTTTCTGAGAGGAGTAAAATGAAGAGGAGAAGGGCATTTCGATGTGTTAGCTTCACACGGGAAATGATACTTTCTCCTGAAGCATTCCATAAAACCATGCAAGGACACTGAGATAATACAGCAACTTCCTCAAGCTTCAAATGTAGTTATTCTGAGAAAAGGGGCATAAAGGAAGATGTAGGAAGAGTCTGAACGATGTctgaaattcaaaacatttaaGAACAAGTTTCTTTTAACAACAAATAGTGGACAAACTTACAATAAAAACAGGTGGGACACTACTGCTTTATACAAAGTTCCTCTAACTTGAACTAGCTTGCATTTCAAGTCTCTCAAGTATTGCTGTCTCATAACAAAAGGCCTTAAAAATTCCATAATCAGGAAAGTTCCACCTGCAACGAGCAACTGTGCTATACATTAAACTGGAATCACAATTCAGTTTCCTTTTATACCATATCAATAACAACAGATGACAAGATCCTTTTGTGGTTCCCTCCGTAGTGGGAGGAAGATTTAACAGCAACTCTCTGTGTAGCTGTATCACTGCAAATGGACATGGAGGAAAGATCATACCCCGTGGAAGAGGAATTAGAATGAACTAGATTGAATTATAAATGTTAATGAGCAGGATGTGTAAGGAAAACTGTCAGTTTAAAAACTCTGAATATCAAAACTATCACGAACTGAAAATGTCATTTGGTTGAATATTCAACATGCTTTTGTTTTACCCCTTCCCATGTATAAGTCACCTTTAAGAAGgtgaaaagattttaaattaataagGGGCCATAATCAACTTACTCCAGTAATTATATAAACTGACAGGAATCTTTATGAGCTGCCACGTCTGCTCTGCTGTGcaagaaaacaccaaaagaaCATCTTATGTTAAAAGACtcaaattttaagaaaaatggcATATTagatgggaaagaaaacctcaaaatacATATTGAAAAAGTATCAAAAGGTAACAAAATCTGTGTGCTTCAAATAAAGCATGTTTTCCATGGGTGCTTGCCTTGAAGTCCACTGATCACCTCCACAGGATGTGTAAGCACCCCTTCTGTTCTTTAAATGAGCCAACACAGATTATTAGGCTATGAATCACTCTTAGAATGTTTGGGTTTGAATTATTATAAGTACTTTTTTCTTAACTGGACTTACTGGCAGTCCCATATTTCTTCACACTCAATAGGGAGCAAAATCTCTTTAGATCCAAATGAATAAACTTCCAATCCTGAGTGCAACAGCAGAGTAGATAACACTACAGCTTTCAGACAGGTTCAAAAAATCCCTGAAGAAAATCAGCTGTCATctgattttcaaatatttcataaaaatcAAATCTAAAGTTCAGGAATTAGCATTGTTTTgattctgaaatatttacaaagcTAAGAAATCCAGAAAGTTTTCTTCTTACTTAAACCAAAACAGGGACTTCCGCTCCCtggaagtaaagaaaaagatcaGTACAAAACCCCTGTTTGAACAGGAACTTATCCTTCTTTTGAAACATACAACTTCAGTGACAGAGAAAAACTGGAAACTTAAGCtacttaatttttaacttaaaatattttacatagatatttacatttatttttaaataccagcAGTATGAAATAGAATGCTTAAATAgagaaggaaatttaaaaattgcaattgttcttttcctttttctcctttcgAGAATCAATGAGCACCTTTAGTatacaagaacaaaaaagaagtgGCATAAACAAGTATTGgtttattcccccccccccaaaaaatgggTTGTTTCAGTACTTCCCTCAGGGAATCAGCAGGCTTCTTGAGCCAGAAATATTCCCTTACTCAGATCTGACCAGGATTGAGCCTAACAGAATAGCTCAGTAGCTAAAGCTAAGCAGTACATTCAGAAAATTCAAGTTTGTTTACTATAGTGATATTTCATCAAGCCCCACATTCACTCTAATATTCTGTATCTAAATTAATCTCATTATGCTTTTACCTTGTGTCATATACTTCTGAATACAGGTCAAACTTGTAGGTGGGTTTAAATTGTAGAGGACCCTCTATGAATTCCTGAAGAAATGCCTCCTTCTTTTTTGCCATATTTAACTGCAGGAATAAAAAGTATCTTTTAAAGATTGTGTTTTAAAGTCAGAGCTTAAACGGCAACTGGGAAAGGAGACTGGAAGAAGAATTGGAATTCCAAGAAGAATTCAACACATCAGTCAGGATAACATATTGGAAAGGTAAATTCAGAAGTGTCTCTTTGTTACTGTCAAAACTCTGTTTACacaattttgtttgtttagcaGTTCTACTCAACACAAACTCCAGGAGAAGCTTCTCTTAGAAATACTTCttgggagaagaagaaaggaggagaaattaAGGTGAGGAACAATTCACAAGCCATTAAGTTCAAAGAAAGCTGCAGTCAAAGACAAGCATTGTAAATGAgtaagaaattaaacaaaagcagaaaagtttgCAATTAACTGGGGCTTATGGccaagaagagagagagggaacTGCTACATTTCTTCCACCTCATGACTCCTCTGAATTTGTGTTCTTTATCAGAGATTAGTAACTCAAGAAGCAATGATCAACTATCCTGTTGTGTTTGTatgtattaaaaacaaaacctccaaacaGATTAAACAACATACCTGGTCCTTTTCCCATAACAGATTGTAATTCTCTTTATTTATTGATTCTCTGACAAAATGTATGCCATAGTCTGCTATCCTGAAGTTCAGGTCTCCAAACCAGAAGagaacacttcaaaaaaaagaaaagaaaaaaacaaaacaagatcCATAGGAATCCATTAACACAAGGGAAGAATTCAATAGAACATAAACCATTACACTAATTAGGTGCTCTAATCACTTACACTACTTAATCTGAACacttaaaacacaaacattaaatagttaaaaataaGCTTACACAGGGATAACCTGCTgctaaacaaaaaatttaaaagaattgaAATAGCTGTGGCATTTCTTTgagtattaaaattaaaaattacagaactaaaatgttttttcaacCCTTTTCTAAATGATATTATTACCATCTTTAGACTCAGGCACATGAAACAGTGTAAGATACAAATAATTCCTGCAGTATTACAGAAGCTCAGTTATTGGGGCCCAAGGTTTATTCTgatttttgggggatttttttgagaCAGAAATCGTTATTCAAGGTTGTAACAGCTGAGAAGCCTGTGGTGTAGGAGTTTACTCTGTAACAGATAAAACCAATACAGACAGAGCAGGATCTGAACAACTCACTCATGGTCCAAAGTACTTGGAATATTCTCTCCTTCAAACTGCATTTCCAAAATCTTCTCAAAGTCATCCAGTCgctgctctgtgttctccatGTGAGCTGGTAAGTGGCAGTTCATGAAACAAATTGTATAACCATAGAGGGACATTCGAACAGTGACTCCTCCTTTGTTCCCCTGGTATGAAGATTAACAACATGCTCTGAAACCACAGTCAACATCTGAAAAGGTAACTATTGACACCTTCTGTACATTTTCAAGTCGTGCTAGTTAGATGTAAATTAATACTATTTCTTCCTATGTAACATGCACATCAGCTAATAAATTGGTAAAATTAAGGTGCTGCATACAAGGTTCAAAAAATTGGGTGTCACTGCTTGTcagtttatttattaaattttaagtaAGCCATATAGCCTCTTTCCCACTGGGAAACTAGCTGGCACCTACCACCATCCCTGTAAGTCTCAGACACCTCCTTACCCAGTATCCATAGAGGCCTGTGCGTGTGTAGTGGGTATGAACATCCCGGATGAAAGGCAGGTGGCCATGCTTCACAAAGATCAGAAGCAGCAACCCCTGCATGCGAATGGAGGAGAGCTGGAAGAGATACAAAAGAGGGAATGGTAATTTCCAGGGAGGTGGTCAGAATTCCTTGTTCTCCTTTATAGAAGCTTTTATGGGAAGAACTCCTTGGCAGAAGTGATGCAATTCCCCTGCCAACCCTGGCTTCAATGCTGTGACGCAGTAAACTCAGGTGCAGCTCAATGCTGTAAAGAATACATTCTTAGACTTATAAACAATTGTGATGAATCTCtcaaataattaataattaaggAACACAGAGAAGCAGTAGCCAAGCAAGAAGCAGGTGAAAGAGAGCAGCAGTCGTGGTCTGCCTGAGCTTGATAGCAGGGAATAGGAGGGAACAGACCCCTCTGTgctctgcccctctcagagtctgacTCAAACTATGACAATGCTGCACACCTAGAAGTCCTCCAGCTTTTTTCAAGCAAGTTTTTCAAACTAAAATCTTCAGCAGACAGGTAATCACTAACTGCCATGAAAATGCCTAAAAAGCACAGCAGTTACTCCAAGACATTTGCAAAAACAGTGAACTGCAAACAGGTGGAACTCTTGCTTTTGATGACCGTAAAACTGATTTTCTGAGCACTTCCAAAATAGGTACTTAGTAATATGTAAGACACTGTTTCAGCTTGAAGATactggtgacttttttttttttttgtgtgtgtgtgtgtgtgtgtgtctggaaATAACCTAACAAAGATGTTCTTCATTAACAAATTCACTGTTTCTTTAAATGATAATGATTCAATTTAAAACACAGACTTTGAAGTAGATTTAGTTCAATTTTATGGTAGATGAACTTAGAAAGACTACATTAGAATAAAACCTAATATTAAGAGTAACACTGACTGCCAGAGAAGTACACAAACTCAGcccaaaattaaaatcagaattcctcctttctctgcctccacATTAAGACAGTAAAATGACTTCAGTATAAATGTTAATGTTTTCATTGTTCTTGCACCCAACAAAATACTGAGCAGTGAATTGGTATCAGTTACTAGTTGATGTACAAATATTTGTACATCTGATCTGTATAACCAATGTTCTTCTTTCAATAATTACGCTCATGAGATACTAAGTTCTTTCAGTTGCTTTATTATTTGCTACATTTCATTCTGCTGTGAATGAAGTCACATAGGTCAGCAAAGAATGGCTGACTGTTCCTTTCTAACAACAGCCTCTCCCTAGCCAACTCCTCAGATAAGTCCTAGCATAAGCTCTCCTCACTGCCTGTTTTGATTTTGACCTGGCCTGACAGTCGCCTCTTATTATTAGAACTAATCAAGTCCTGCTGAAAACCATTAGGTGGCAGCATCCATTCATTAGTTTGGCCAAAGTGCCACATTTATAAATTAGAATTCAAAATCAACCATGCATACTGCTAGGAATTCTTTTTAACTGACCATATACAGGGCCTGAATGTCAGCCTGCAGCCAGATTTTGCATGGTTATCAGCAATGACTCACATCAGAATGAACgacaattatttcctttttataattCCCTACAAGTCTTTTgtgttgtgcttttttaaaaattacaattaaaagaATGCCACAGCTACCACGTCTGACTAGCATGCAGATAATACAATCATCTCAGCAAAATCACCCTGAAACAATGCTTGATTTAGAAAACCAATACAGCATTCAAAAGGCTTTTAATATCTCTTTATTAGAGAAAATGAAGATATCTTACGTTTATTGTTAGCATTATTAAAATAGCTAGTATTTTATCTGATCTAATGCCCCAGATATTCTCAAAAATCATGTCATTTAAACTACCATACAATGTTCTAGGTCTCCAATCTAAACCAAAGTCCTCGGAAAAATATTTATACCCAGTAAAATCCTGTTTGACATatatgcaatttattttcaactGCAAACAagtcagaaaagaagaataagcCTTGccaatcttaaaaaaaaacctctggcaTCGTTTGGGATATTTATAGTGAAAGCAGGTACTTAAGCAGACCACATTAAAAACACTACAATACAGttccccaatattgctcagagcaaaaatattttctctaaaCAAAAGATATTGTGGCCACAAGACACACGTTGTCACATGTCACAAATGTGATGAAGAATCACTTCTGATGTATGTGTACCCATAGAAgtgaaaaaacaccaacaacTAAGCTTGTATGGCAAgtctgagggggaaaaaaactgaaaggagctggggaagacATTGTCCTACACTGCTGTGACACCTTAATAGATGTAAACAATTACCTTGATATAGCCCAAAGGAGACAATAcagtcatgaaaaaaatactccaCGGATCATCAAATGCCAAGTCAGACAGAAAATTTGTGATTCTTGAGTTCACCTCCTGTAAGCTGAATACATCAAGATTACTCACACTTTATCTCTTAGTTTTGACAGAACTCACATAACCCTTTCAGAACACAGATGACAACATCCTAACTGATCTCTACCAGCCTAAGTCAAATTTCTTGATGCTGTTCAGTTTCTCACTCACAAGCAGTTTAACCCACCCACAGGTCTAGCACAGTTAACattgagaaaaacaaagttaaagCAGTTTATATGCATCTGAAGAGAGTTTAAGTTAATGCTAGACTCATGATATGTTATGACAAGTAACTTTGCCATTAGGTCTTTAAAATTTCAAGTAGGTTTAGAAACTATAATGGCACCTAATAAGCTAGTAccaatttctttaaaatgtactGAATTTTTTACAATAATAACTTGAGATATGCCTTTATATGCCAATAAAACAGCACCCAACAATTTTGGCACTCTGTATTTTGTCACAaaacaagaagcagaaagaatatTCTTTTGCTATAAATCAGCTCTGTTTTAAGTCACTAACTAGTCTTCACTTTCTCTTAGCAATGTTAAACCATCTTCTAGGCAGTGACTGCACAGTTCTCCCAAAATAGACAGTAAACTGTTGACACTTAGCAGTGTTGCAATAAACTTACAGAGCAAGTTCTTCATTATATACTTACCCAATAACATACATATCCATAGCTGGGCCTTCTGAATCGAGCTGAAGCAAGCTAGTGACATCAGGAGGTGGAGAGGCTGTGCCCACATTCCAGGTAACTAAGTGCAGtctacaaacaaacaaaaatcacatAAAACCAATGCTAAAATTGATACCTGAACAGGTAACCAATCTAAGAGCATCTAAATTCCCCAAAGAACTTCTATCTACATAAAACAAAGACTTTCTGTCACTTTTTCTCGATCAGAAACTTCTTAAcaagaattacagaaaaaaaacgAAACACAAACCCACAAATACAAAACCAGTCAACTAGAGAGAACAAAACCTGAGTTCTTGCCACTTATCCTTCAGCTTTTTCCCCCAGATGAGGAAAGCTTCATCTAGAGTGCGAGACACTTCTTCATGAATTTCATCATCTGAGCTGATGTCCTCTACACAAGCCATGAGCTGGGCCACTCGCTGGCGGAGCTGCAAGCGGCCGCTGGACGCTGTGCTGCTGACACTCGCAGACCGGCTGCGCAAGCTGTGCAGACCTTCCAAATCGTTGAGAGAGAGGTCTTGACATGCACCTTCACCACTGAGGGAAGCCATTTGCTCAAAAGGAAAGAGTAACTACACACTGAAGGACCAGCTTGTTAAAATCCTAAGTATAAAAATGGCGAAGAATCTCCCGGAGCAGGTTTCACTCCTGTGGAATTCAGCATTGCTTCGAATGCGAAAGGGCAAACGTAGGCacagcaacactgaaaaaaaacacccctaGCATTACCCCCACACTCCAGGGGTTGTTACAAAAGCTGCAATCCCATCCTTCCTCACACGGTGAATTGTTTCTTCATAATAGATTTAATGTGGTTAATTCTATGAGCTCAAGATTGAAAAGAATTTATTGTTGATTTGAATCGATCATGTGCCTTCTTCTGTAGGCTACTGGAAGTGTAATCTGCAGCTCCTGAACATACAAACACACTCCTGGCCAAAACCAAGCAAAGCACTGTCAGATACATTCATATGTCATAGGACTTGTCCTTATAAGATGGTAATGTCAATACCGGAGCATCTAATAACAGATTCACTTTGCCATCAGTCTTGTTACACATCAGACAGTCTTAAAAACAATAAGCCCTTAATTGTCCATCCATCTTAGGGTCCTTACAGGGACCTATAAACAGGAATAGTTAAATTGTCAATCCCATTATTAGGGCCGTATTTTTATCTCCCTAGATGAAGGTGACACACAATGTACGTGGAAGAGCTGGAAAGTGACCTTGCACAGCAGACCAACTCAATAATATCTCTCACCAAGTTTCTCTTTGTGAGACTACAATGAAGTCAGACAGAAGTGGTTCTAGAACAAATATctagggggggaaaaaaaaaaaaaagtatgtatgCTGCATATCTAATTCTTCCAGAAGAAGCCAGAGCCATATCACTTGAGAACTAATTTTGGAAGCTACTAATTACTAAGTTACTACTTTCATAATGCAATTATCTGATtaagcaaaactgaaataatattgAAGTCATCAGttgtaactgaaaaataattgtctTCAGAGTGTTCAGTATCCACACTACTCATAAGAACACAGGGAAAGACTGCAGTGCTAGAATTtacaccaaaagaaaaaaatacttgtaaaaaTTTAAAGATCATCCTCAATAACTGGGTTTCACTGTAGGTTATAACTAGGTCTACAGGAAACACTTAAGAGTGAGGAACATACATGCACCTGCACCGCAAATAACCCACAACATTACGCAATCCCAAATGTCTGCTGAGACTCCCGACTACTCCACAGGGCCATACAAGTACAGAGGGGAGACAAGAGTGATCCCAATTTTCATCTGATGCCAGAATGTCAGCCTTCAAAGGGAGGAGGATACTTCTCAAACCATTCAGGAAGCTTTCAGTACCACTACGCTACAGAATCAAGCTTTCTGCAAACGCATTCCTAAATACGACCACAATAACGAAGGCATTATTTACTGTCACCAATTCCTGACATGATTTGGTAGCAGATAAATTTTTAGGGTCACAGTCTTATTAATATATCTCTAAGCACATGTTAGTGTTCGCtattctgctggttttttttaattttcctgataTAGACAGCTACTCAACTCCCCTTTAAGTAGACTTCTCTAGTGGCCCAATCCCACAGAGCGAGACACCACAACTTCTCTCCACAGATAAcagaacacaaacacacaatGTCAAAACAACGTAAAAGCAGAAGCCAGGGATCTATGCAAATTCCTCCACgcaaaaagcaacaaatttgAGACACTAGGTACGTTAATAGCAAGAGCAGTGGATCTTGTCCTCATTAAACCTAAGTAGGTCTCTGGAAAGTCCAAACAATACTCAATAAACCTCCCTGAAGAACCTCCAGTACCGACGCTTTCAAAtcagaaaatcagcttttcttaCCGATTTCATGTAACTACGAAACATCGCCAATTAGCATAACTCCCTGTTAATAAGCAGAAACACAAGTTTCCCTAATTCTCAGCTAATTACGCAACGACTTAGCTACTTTTCTCACACACTCGGAAAAGCCGCCCTCAGCCCCGCGCCTCACACAGAgccgcctccccccccccccccccacacctctCACCTCAGCTCCCTCACGGCACCGCCCTGAGCCTGGCCCGCAGCTTCCATCTCCCTGCGGCCGAACACACCAGGTTTCCAGTCAGGAAGAGCTGGGTTCCGGTCAGGAAGACGAGGGGAGAGCCGAGGCCCCAACCTcgtccggcccggcccggcccagcccggcccgcAGCCGCCTCACTCCCCTCAGCC
Above is a window of Heliangelus exortis chromosome 21, bHelExo1.hap1, whole genome shotgun sequence DNA encoding:
- the INPP5K gene encoding inositol polyphosphate 5-phosphatase K isoform X3, translated to MEAAGQAQGGAVRELRLHLVTWNVGTASPPPDVTSLLQLDSEGPAMDMYVIGLQEVNSRITNFLSDLAFDDPWSIFFMTVLSPLGYIKLSSIRMQGLLLLIFVKHGHLPFIRDVHTHYTRTGLYGYWGNKGGVTVRMSLYGYTICFMNCHLPAHMENTEQRLDDFEKILEMQFEGENIPSTLDHDVLFWFGDLNFRIADYGIHFVRESINKENYNLLWEKDQLNMAKKKEAFLQEFIEGPLQFKPTYKFDLYSEVYDTRERKSLFWFNEKKRKPAWTDRILWRVKNLCQDASKEGEFSEEEQTISVTLNNYRSHMNYGISDHKPVTGTFGLELKPLVSDPFITLNPEGEWSSEHDVLIRYSAVPEFPSSAWDWIGLFKVAFRHVNDYVTYAWVEDDEISSNKDSKQVYMSAAEIPDTGGEFLLCYYSNNFQSIVGVSQPFQIQPNRTVIEKDLTQEDNSWMQKPDNLEPHNDF
- the INPP5K gene encoding inositol polyphosphate 5-phosphatase K isoform X1 yields the protein MASLSGEGACQDLSLNDLEGLHSLRSRSASVSSTASSGRLQLRQRVAQLMACVEDISSDDEIHEEVSRTLDEAFLIWGKKLKDKWQELRLHLVTWNVGTASPPPDVTSLLQLDSEGPAMDMYVIGLQEVNSRITNFLSDLAFDDPWSIFFMTVLSPLGYIKLSSIRMQGLLLLIFVKHGHLPFIRDVHTHYTRTGLYGYWGNKGGVTVRMSLYGYTICFMNCHLPAHMENTEQRLDDFEKILEMQFEGENIPSTLDHDVLFWFGDLNFRIADYGIHFVRESINKENYNLLWEKDQLNMAKKKEAFLQEFIEGPLQFKPTYKFDLYSEVYDTRERKSLFWFNEKKRKPAWTDRILWRVKNLCQDASKEGEFSEEEQTISVTLNNYRSHMNYGISDHKPVTGTFGLELKPLVSDPFITLNPEGEWSSEHDVLIRYSAVPEFPSSAWDWIGLFKVAFRHVNDYVTYAWVEDDEISSNKDSKQVYMSAAEIPDTGGEFLLCYYSNNFQSIVGVSQPFQIQPNRTVIEKDLTQEDNSWMQKPDNLEPHNDF
- the INPP5K gene encoding inositol polyphosphate 5-phosphatase K isoform X4 codes for the protein MEAAGQAQGGAVRELRLHLVTWNVGTASPPPDVTSLLQLDSEGPAMDMYVIGLQEVNSRITNFLSDLAFDDPWSIFFMTVLSPLGYIKLSSIRMQGLLLLIFVKHGHLPFIRDVHTHYTRTGLYGYWGNKGGVTVRMSLYGYTICFMNCHLPAHMENTEQRLDDFEKILEMQFEGENIPSTLDHDVLFWFGDLNFRIADYGIHFVRESINKENYNLLWEKDQLNMAKKKEAFLQEFIEGPLQFKPTYKFDLYSEVYDTSEKKRKPAWTDRILWRVKNLCQDASKEGEFSEEEQTISVTLNNYRSHMNYGISDHKPVTGTFGLELKPLVSDPFITLNPEGEWSSEHDVLIRYSAVPEFPSSAWDWIGLFKVAFRHVNDYVTYAWVEDDEISSNKDSKQVYMSAAEIPDTGGEFLLCYYSNNFQSIVGVSQPFQIQPNRTVIEKDLTQEDNSWMQKPDNLEPHNDF
- the INPP5K gene encoding inositol polyphosphate 5-phosphatase K isoform X2, giving the protein MASLSGEGACQDLSLNDLEGLHSLRSRSASVSSTASSGRLQLRQRVAQLMACVEDISSDDEIHEEVSRTLDEAFLIWGKKLKDKWQELRLHLVTWNVGTASPPPDVTSLLQLDSEGPAMDMYVIGLQEVNSRITNFLSDLAFDDPWSIFFMTVLSPLGYIKLSSIRMQGLLLLIFVKHGHLPFIRDVHTHYTRTGLYGYWGNKGGVTVRMSLYGYTICFMNCHLPAHMENTEQRLDDFEKILEMQFEGENIPSTLDHDVLFWFGDLNFRIADYGIHFVRESINKENYNLLWEKDQLNMAKKKEAFLQEFIEGPLQFKPTYKFDLYSEVYDTSEKKRKPAWTDRILWRVKNLCQDASKEGEFSEEEQTISVTLNNYRSHMNYGISDHKPVTGTFGLELKPLVSDPFITLNPEGEWSSEHDVLIRYSAVPEFPSSAWDWIGLFKVAFRHVNDYVTYAWVEDDEISSNKDSKQVYMSAAEIPDTGGEFLLCYYSNNFQSIVGVSQPFQIQPNRTVIEKDLTQEDNSWMQKPDNLEPHNDF